The DNA sequence GTGCCTTTAGAATGGAATACTTCCAGATACCCTGATGTTGCTTATGCAGAAGTATTAGAATCATTATATTACCCGCCGGAAGAAAGATTCAACAATGAAAGAGTTATAGATGCTAGAAAATTAATTTACCAATTCACATGGATTGATCAACTGGAGGCAGTTAAAAATAAAGGTAGAGGTAAAGATTTTCTTAGAAGAGAAGAAATAGCTATTTATCCGGATACGACTGTATGGCTGAGAGATTTTAATTATTCTTTTAATGAGCCTTTATTTGAACAGTATTTTTGGCATAAAGCTTATTCTAAATATCCTGTAGTAGGGGTAACATGGGATCAAGCAAGAGCTTTTTGTGCTTATAGTACAAAATCTAAAAACGATTATAACCAAAGCAGAAAAAGAAAAATAGATAAAGTATTTCCGTATAGATTACCTTCAGAAGTTGAATGGGAATATGCTGCACGAGGAGGTTTAGAAAATGCTCCTTATCCATGGGGAGGACCTTATCTAATAGATGATAGAGGTTGCTATTTAGCCAATTTTAAACCTAAAAGAGGGGATTACATGGAAAATGAAAATGGTTATTTATACACAGCCCCAGTTAAATCTTTCCGTAAAAACGGGTTTGGATTATATGATATGGCCGGTAATGTTTCTGAATGGACTGTTTCCGCATATAATAATAGTTCTTATATAATATCATCCACCTTAAATCCTTATTTAGGAAATAGAATTGAAGACCCTCGAAAAGTTATAAAAGGAGGATCATGGAAAGACATAGGTTACATGCTTATGGTGAGTGAAAGAGATTGGGAACATAAAGATTCAGCCAGAAGTTTTATTGGTTTTAGACGAGTTCAAACCATACCGGAAGGGGCTAAGGGTAGATTCCCGGTTGTTAAAAAACATGCTCCGGTAAGATAATTAGTACTGATAATTAAATAATATATAGATAATAATTTAGAAAATTTAGAAAAATGGCAAATCAAACAAAATCAAAGGATAAAGTGTTAAATATGGTGTACTCTTTAGGTGCAGCAGTAGTTATCATTGGTGCTTTATTTAAAATTAATCACTGGGGATTAGGTCCTATAACCGGTAGTACCATATTGGCAATAGGTTTAATTGTAGAAGCTTTTATATTTGTGGTATTTGCGTTTGATCCACCTCCGGCTGAATATGAATGGGAAAAAGCATATCCGGAATTATTAGACGGTTCATCAGCACAGAAAAAATCAAAATCTCAAATAAAGGACTCATCCATACAAGAAGCAGAAATATCTTTGTCAACTAAATTAGATCAAATGCTTTCTCAAGCTAAATTAGATGCAGGATTATTGGAAAGATTACGAGGGGGTATAGAAAACTTTGGACAAGCAGTTGAAGGAATTAACAAAACAGTAGAAGCTAGCTCTGTAACAGAAAAATATAAAAACCAATTAAGTATAGCTTCCTCACATTTAGAAAATTTAAATGCTTTATACCAATTGCAATTAGATAATGGAAAAAAATATGCAGAAGCGAACCAAAAATTTGTGGATGATTTATCCAAAGCAGGAGAGTATTCTCATACATTCCAAAAACAATTAGCTGAATTAACAGCAAATCTAAACAACTTAAATAAGGTATATGGTGGTATGCTTAATGCCATGAAAGCTTAATAATTTTAAATTTAAAAATTAAATAAGTAAAAATGGCAGCAGGAAAACAGACACCACGCCAGAAGATGATAAACCTAATGTATTTAGTGTTTATTGCTATGTTGGCAATGAATGTAGACAGAGAGGTTTTACGTTCTTTCGAAGGTATAAATGAATCTTTACAATTATCCACAAAATTAACGGATGAAAACAATAAAACCTTTTATGAACAAATCGATGCTAAAAAAGCCGATGGAAATGAAGGGTATGTAGAGATAGCAAAAAAATCAGATGAAGTTAAAAAACAAGCGCAGACAGCTGTAGATGCGATTGAAGAAGTAAAAAATCGTTTAGCGACAGCTGCAGAATATACTCCTCCTTCAGCAGGTGAAGAAACTAATTATAACTCGCTTCAAAATACAGATGTAGTTAATAAAGTGTTCTTTGCAAATGATAACACAGCTACAAAAGATGTGCAAGATATGATTGCAAAGGTTAAAACATTTACCCAATTTATTTTGCAAGGAGCGAATGAGAATGCAAAGAAAAGGATTGATCAATTATTTGATTTTACAGATAAACAAAATAAACCGTGGATTGTTAATCAATTTTATGATCAACCTATGATTTCAGCTCTAACTAACTTAACAAGATTACAATCAAATATTAGAACTGAAGAAGGAAACAGAGTTAGAGATTTATTAGCTAACAAACTGCAAGATGAAATCGAATTGAAAGCCTTTGTTCCAATCGTTTCTGCACCTAAATTCGTTAGAGCAGGAGAGAAATTTAATGTTACAATTGGTTTCGGTGCATATGATAACTCATTAAAAGGATCTATAACTCTGAACGGACGAAATATTCCTTTATCAGAAGGAAAAGCTATAGTTAATATGGTTGCTTCCGGAGTAGGAAAACAACGTTTATCAGGTAATATCTCATACCAAACAGCAAATGGTATTAAAACAGAATCGTTTGACGAAACATACGAAGTTGTTCAAG is a window from the Apibacter sp. B3706 genome containing:
- the gldK gene encoding gliding motility lipoprotein GldK — its product is MRKVLLLLLATSTIISCNSSKKGRAGKPGSQGEIVVTQKSQQWNNKKPYGMVPIPGGAFVLGQSDMDFTGTNTKAPLTTVTVSAFYMDDTEVTNAEYRVFVNYVKDSIVRSLLAERGGEEGGEGIGRYSYLNKKSEKEQTAYQQMLEEQGGREGYDESKKLDWSVPLEWNTSRYPDVAYAEVLESLYYPPEERFNNERVIDARKLIYQFTWIDQLEAVKNKGRGKDFLRREEIAIYPDTTVWLRDFNYSFNEPLFEQYFWHKAYSKYPVVGVTWDQARAFCAYSTKSKNDYNQSRKRKIDKVFPYRLPSEVEWEYAARGGLENAPYPWGGPYLIDDRGCYLANFKPKRGDYMENENGYLYTAPVKSFRKNGFGLYDMAGNVSEWTVSAYNNSSYIISSTLNPYLGNRIEDPRKVIKGGSWKDIGYMLMVSERDWEHKDSARSFIGFRRVQTIPEGAKGRFPVVKKHAPVR
- the gldL gene encoding gliding motility protein GldL gives rise to the protein MANQTKSKDKVLNMVYSLGAAVVIIGALFKINHWGLGPITGSTILAIGLIVEAFIFVVFAFDPPPAEYEWEKAYPELLDGSSAQKKSKSQIKDSSIQEAEISLSTKLDQMLSQAKLDAGLLERLRGGIENFGQAVEGINKTVEASSVTEKYKNQLSIASSHLENLNALYQLQLDNGKKYAEANQKFVDDLSKAGEYSHTFQKQLAELTANLNNLNKVYGGMLNAMKA
- the gldM gene encoding gliding motility protein GldM, encoding MAAGKQTPRQKMINLMYLVFIAMLAMNVDREVLRSFEGINESLQLSTKLTDENNKTFYEQIDAKKADGNEGYVEIAKKSDEVKKQAQTAVDAIEEVKNRLATAAEYTPPSAGEETNYNSLQNTDVVNKVFFANDNTATKDVQDMIAKVKTFTQFILQGANENAKKRIDQLFDFTDKQNKPWIVNQFYDQPMISALTNLTRLQSNIRTEEGNRVRDLLANKLQDEIELKAFVPIVSAPKFVRAGEKFNVTIGFGAYDNSLKGSITLNGRNIPLSEGKAIVNMVASGVGKQRLSGNISYQTANGIKTESFDETYEVVQDVVKDLPTGGTVVADKMNVVYRGVDNPMSGSVTGVDASTISMSTSNGSLSRSGKGWIYKAGSGTTTNFTISGKTSSGKTVSTTVAFRIKNVPKAQGTIRGANVVSMPPSSVSNQTVSAAIPDFEFPVTFNVTGFKLKRPGAAARPYSGNSLRPAADYLKGLKSGDQVLIFDISATASGISQQSISPILINVQ